From Choristoneura fumiferana chromosome 7, NRCan_CFum_1, whole genome shotgun sequence, the proteins below share one genomic window:
- the LOC141429528 gene encoding uncharacterized protein isoform X2: MKGELPVFKRCCFCLPLRRGLVGWGYLRLALDVLAIIRFVFICIEIYSIYIGPVIFEKIMCTATTIYYCIDALFAVFLIVGGHKKSYKLLRISYIYCIVWLALILIIGGLIAYSSINWIQREEHINLYKVKYIALDSAITFSIIFLQVYLILLTRSEEIKLRKENLGVQFVNNAAEAEPQCVRLDNLNGA, encoded by the exons ATGAAAGGAGAATTACCTGTATTCAAAAGGTGCTGCTTCTGTTTGCCTCTGAGAAGAGGTCTGGTCGGATGGGGATATTTAAGACTG gctCTCGATGTACTGGCCATAATTCGCTTTGTCTTTATATGTATTGAAATATATTCTATATATATTGGCCCAGTAATATTCGAAAAGATAATGTGTACCGCAACAACCATATACTATTGTATTGACGCATTATTTGCCGTGTTCCTTATTGTCGGTGGCCATAAG aaaagttaTAAGTTACTGCGCATATCATACATCTACTGTATAGTCTGGTTAGCTTTAATCCTAATCATAGGAGGATTAATTGCTTACTCCAGTATTAACTGGATACAGAGGGAGGAGCATATAAACTTATACAAAGTTAAATACATTGCATTGGATTCGGCCATAACCTTCAGTATCATTT TTCTGCAAGTGTACTTGATACTGTTAACGCGCAGTGAGGAGATTAAGTTGCGGAAAGAAAACCTGGGGGTGCAGTTCGTGAACAACGCGGCGGAAGCAGAGCCTCAATGCGTGCGGCTGGACAACTTAAACGGggcgtaa
- the LOC141429528 gene encoding uncharacterized protein isoform X1, producing MKGELPVFKRCCFCLPLRRGLVGWGYLRLALDVLAIIRFVFICIEIYSIYIGPVIFEKIMCTATTIYYCIDALFAVFLIVGGHKKSYKLLRISYIYCIVWLALILIIGGLIAYSSINWIQREEHINLYKVKYIALDSAITFSIIFVQVYLILLTRSEAIKLRKENLGVQFVNNAADAESICVQVCTNMTNN from the exons ATGAAAGGAGAATTACCTGTATTCAAAAGGTGCTGCTTCTGTTTGCCTCTGAGAAGAGGTCTGGTCGGATGGGGATATTTAAGACTG gctCTCGATGTACTGGCCATAATTCGCTTTGTCTTTATATGTATTGAAATATATTCTATATATATTGGCCCAGTAATATTCGAAAAGATAATGTGTACCGCAACAACCATATACTATTGTATTGACGCATTATTTGCCGTGTTCCTTATTGTCGGTGGCCATAAG aaaagttaTAAGTTACTGCGCATATCATACATCTACTGTATAGTCTGGTTAGCTTTAATCCTAATCATAGGAGGATTAATTGCTTACTCCAGTATTAACTGGATACAGAGGGAGGAGCATATAAACTTATACAAAGTTAAATACATTGCATTGGATTCGGCCATAACCTTCAGTATCATTT TTGTGCAAGTGTACTTGATACTGTTAACGCGCAGTGAGGCCATTAAGTTGCGGAAAGAAAACCTGGGGGTGCAGTTCGTGAACAACGCAGCAGATGCGGAGTCCATCTGCGTACAAGTGTGTACAAACATGACAAACAACTAA
- the LOC141429371 gene encoding uncharacterized protein: protein MRGEAPRFKRCCFCIPLRRGLLGWGYLMLVLNILKAILFTVLYFEQIIILLPSIIILIVDVIFNVLLIVACHKKSPKLMKMYFVYGVVVVILIFASTSAMIYDDVQRAVSTWDTSYNGFADIAIRVVATPAMCFVDIFIYIYVLFLVRSERIKLLEQNLEIQFVNNGAEAESYCVCVADAATCARDDHGSSLKATDALCDA, encoded by the exons ATGCGAGGAGAAGCGCCTAGATTCAAAAGATGCTGCTTTTGCATACCTCTAAGGAGAGGTCTGTTGGGATGGGGTTACCTAATGCTG GTATTAAATATCCTGAAAGCAATTTTATTCACAGTACTGTACTTtgaacaaattattattttactaccAAGTATAATCATACTAATAGTGGACGTTATATTCAACGTACTACTCATTGTTGCTTGTCATAAG AAAAGTCCAAAACTaatgaaaatgtattttgtCTACGGTGTCGTGGTTGTGATTTTAATATTTGCTTCAACCTCGGCCATGATCTACGACGACGTTCAAAGAGCTGTCAGTACTTGGGATACATCTTATAATGGATTTGCAGACATTGCAATCCGCGTGGTGGCTACTCCTGCGATGTGCTTCGTTGACATTT ttATTTACATATACGTGCTATTTTTGGTGCGAAGTGAGCGTATAAAACTATTAGAACAAAATCTGGAGATACAGTTCGTGAACAACGGGGCGGAAGCCGAGTCGTACTGCGTCTGCGTCGCCGACGCCGCGACGTGCGCACGCGACGATCACGGCTCTTCTCTTAAGGCGACGGACGCACTGTGCGATGCGTAA
- the LOC141429546 gene encoding uncharacterized protein isoform X1, whose protein sequence is MTCKVISLIISLIQNSIDIESVLFCLNCNFDAMCCKLPVFSKCCFCFPLRPGLLVLAYLRLMIATTMFIVVLTAVRVQFGAKALAILFSVLGLLVANFIFSIIFVVGLHKKDYNLLLHYYSFNKFSVAVFILLVLCNLGLQLIYHGAARVFSVFASSIIICSLDVLIQFYFIAVIKSMILKLKAEAKTTHTNANGEAHVVLDMPITEEQDIKYDVERSNSESGEIRMKSVFPVDDLKRLQQQDS, encoded by the exons aTGACGTGCAAAGTTATCTCATTGATCATATCACTCATTCAAAACAGTATTGACATAGAGTCAGTTCTCTTTTGTCTCAATTGTAATTTTGACGCAATGTGTTGTAAACTGCCAGTGTTTTCGAAATGTTGTTTCTGTTTTCCATTACGGCCTGGTTTGTTGGTATTGGCGTATTTGCGATTG ATGATAGCAACTACGATGTTTATAGTTGTGCTAACAGCAGTTCGCGTACAGTTTGGCGCCAAGGCTCTTGCGATACTTTTCTCTGTGCTGGGGCTACTTGTCGCTAATTTCATATTCTCCATTATATTTGTAGTCGGGTTACATAAA AAGGACTACAATTTGCTGCTACACTATTATTCGTTCAATAAATTTTCTGTGGCTGTATTTATCTTATTGGTCCTGTGCAATTTGGGATTGCAATTGATATACCATGGCGCAGCAAGGGTCTTTTCGGTCTTTGCATCTAGCATTATTATCTGTTCGCTGGATGTGT TGATTCAGTTCTACTTCATCGCCGTTATAAAAAgtatgatattaaaattaaaagcagAAGCGAAGACTACGCACACGAACGCAAATGGAGAGGCTCATGTTGTCCTTGACATGCCCATAACGGAGGAGCAGGACATAAAATACGACGTGGAGCGTTCCAACTCGGAGTCCGGAGAAATCCGAATGAAGTCAGTGTTCCCTGTCGACGATCTGAAGAGGTTGCAACAACAAGATTCATAA
- the LOC141429546 gene encoding uncharacterized protein isoform X2, with protein sequence MVLTQMIATTMFIVVLTAVRVQFGAKALAILFSVLGLLVANFIFSIIFVVGLHKKDYNLLLHYYSFNKFSVAVFILLVLCNLGLQLIYHGAARVFSVFASSIIICSLDVLIQFYFIAVIKSMILKLKAEAKTTHTNANGEAHVVLDMPITEEQDIKYDVERSNSESGEIRMKSVFPVDDLKRLQQQDS encoded by the exons atggtGCTAACACAG ATGATAGCAACTACGATGTTTATAGTTGTGCTAACAGCAGTTCGCGTACAGTTTGGCGCCAAGGCTCTTGCGATACTTTTCTCTGTGCTGGGGCTACTTGTCGCTAATTTCATATTCTCCATTATATTTGTAGTCGGGTTACATAAA AAGGACTACAATTTGCTGCTACACTATTATTCGTTCAATAAATTTTCTGTGGCTGTATTTATCTTATTGGTCCTGTGCAATTTGGGATTGCAATTGATATACCATGGCGCAGCAAGGGTCTTTTCGGTCTTTGCATCTAGCATTATTATCTGTTCGCTGGATGTGT TGATTCAGTTCTACTTCATCGCCGTTATAAAAAgtatgatattaaaattaaaagcagAAGCGAAGACTACGCACACGAACGCAAATGGAGAGGCTCATGTTGTCCTTGACATGCCCATAACGGAGGAGCAGGACATAAAATACGACGTGGAGCGTTCCAACTCGGAGTCCGGAGAAATCCGAATGAAGTCAGTGTTCCCTGTCGACGATCTGAAGAGGTTGCAACAACAAGATTCATAA